In Chaetodon trifascialis isolate fChaTrf1 chromosome 4, fChaTrf1.hap1, whole genome shotgun sequence, one DNA window encodes the following:
- the sned1 gene encoding sushi, nidogen and EGF-like domain-containing protein 1 isoform X3 — protein MVLVLRALLPCFCTLLSLDLLPGVEPAVPLEDFYPFGQDKGDSQTIAQDDGGSRLVEISVAFPFFGDRHTGLYVNNNGLVSFLREVSQFTPVAFPIAGDRRVVAPFWADVDNRRAGRVFYRESQEPSILRRASGDVRTYFSEFPNFNATWVLVSTWLQVTFFGGNSLTPVNTFQVVLITDGELSFTIFQYNNITWTTGMHASSGGNLAGLGGIAAQAGFNAGDGKRYFNIPSSRTADVVNVEGTTNVGFPGRWVFRIDDANVEVGGCNNSASVCPHLRPCLNGGQCIDDCITGNPSFTCSCLAGFTGRRCQIDVDECASYPCQNGGTCEDQINSFICQCPLGYTGNQCETDIDECGDRPCLNNASCVQGAGSFTCVCDPSYTGVLCETDINECESQPCLNGGECVDQVANFTCVCPAAFTGALCETELQVNSTDAENQTASCEEEDCGQNQICEYTSSGLSNCTCAPGFFGDKCEEECLCQNGGVCVDSNGTCECPSGYTGLYCQFVTQTPCSNSRPCPDGGPCLEYGGTYLCTCQTSAAELDHKDFYPYVQPRSVCDSSPCLNGGYCYERDGGYTCECKYGYWGKHCEKVRLNTCASAPCRNGGSCKEEAGSYRCVCPYRFTGKHCEVGKPDPCASSPCLNGGTCFHYIGKYKCECTEAFSGRHCELSRSSVQTSTELGCGPPPQVKHAEVQFSSTTPGSMAMYICHSGFMSVPRATQSICGIQGAWSQPPICEEINECLSQPCLNGGTCRNQVGSYQCECNHGFSGKRCQTDVNECLSEPCGHGGTCEDLPGSYLCHCPQGFKGQNCEAEQDSCESNPCLNGGVCRGYRRNYLCVCKDGFFGDQCQMLENPCVLQPCGNRGHCRSDRRGNYNCVCKTGHTGKDCEKDLLPPSGLNVLRVEENEVELRWDEPEPSQSLISGFMVTYGPLGRSNRKSDLLDRQKSTHVMRGLVPGLLYNISTFSIKRNTNSNDLSQPATALIRTRPRRVEQLQVVNVSSSQVWLSWLVQAARHAAVSRVHVSLLPPGGSEARTVVLNTSTTEHTFSSLLPGQMYTVDVLTQSGIRPDELPSTSHSAGPLQFWTRPLPPQNLSLSHVTTNSAQIAWSRHPRHVPDGFVVNVTRGLNTRSRFLPNGKLGSYTLRELTPGQHYYVALTSVKNAGQEQIHSIPQHLAFTTLPMEARSGRRERPTGQGTQVGRTSPPSQPQVLGGTAETEISEEVPRYTELIDRRGRITAKFANLPRKAIRHRTKPDAPIKLEKMEETTNKISLALEMQEEGLKAKPELPQDCRSLPCQNGGTCAGGGDSFVCDCAPGFKGRQCELLCQRVPHPCTRLYSETKSVPVWEGGVCHYLYKRTYKVQQDVCYREICEPVLPKKSQTARRTNRQQ, from the exons ATGGTGTTGGTGCTGCGAGCCCTGCTGCCCTGCTTCTGCACCCTGCTCTCCCTGGACCTGCTGCCTGGGGTGGAACCCGCTGTGCCCCTGGAGGACTTCTACCCCTTTGGCCAGGACAAGGGGGACTCCCAGACCATCGCTCAGGACGACGGAGGCTCCAGGCTCGTGGAGATCTCTGTTGCTTTCCCCTTCTTTGGAGACAGGCACACAGGACTCTAT GTTAACAACAATGGCCTGGTATCTTTCCTGAGGGAGGTGTCTCAGTTCACACCTGTGGCTTTTCCAATCGCCGGGGACAGAAGGGTTGTGGCGCCGTTTTGGGCCGATGTGGACAACCGACGAGCAGGGAGAGTCTTCTACAGAGAGAGCCAGGAGCCCTCCATCCTGAGGCGGGCCTCAGGTGATGTCAGGACCTACTTTTCAGAGTTCCCCAACTTCAACGCGACATGGGTCCTCGTCTCGACGTGGCTTCAAGTCACCTTCTTTGGAGGCAACTCTCTCACACCG GTAAATACTTTCCAAGTGGTGCTCATTACAGACGGAGAGCTTTCCTTCACGATATTCCAGTACAATAACATCACTTGGACCACAGGCATGCATGCCAGCAGCGGAGGAAACCTGGCTGGGCTGGGAGGGATTGCAGCACAG GCAGGTTTCAATGCCGGCGATGGCAAGCGCTATTTCAACATCCCCAGCTCCCGCACGGCCGACGTGGTCAACGTCGAGGGAACCACCAACGTGGGCTTCCCGGGCAGATGGGTCTTCCGTATAGATGATGCAAACGTGGAAGTGGGCGGCTGCAATAACTCCG CATCAGTCTGCCCACACCTGCGACCGTGTCTGAACGGGGGCCAGTGCATCGATGACTGCATCACAGGCAACCCCTCCTTCACCTGCTCCTGCTTGGCCGGCTTCACCGGCCGACGATGCCAGATCG aTGTCGATGAGTGCGCCTCATATCCTTGCCAGAACGGAGGAACTTGCGAAGACCAGATTAATAGTTTCATCTGTCAGTGTCCTCTGGGATACACTGGTAATCAGTGTGAAACAG ACATTGACGAGTGTGGCGACAGGCCGTGCCTCAACAACGCGTCGTGCGTACAAGGTGCTGGCAGTTTCACCTGCGTGTGTGATCCGAGCTACACTGGCGTCCTGTGCGAGACAG ACATAAATGAATGTGAGTCGCAGCCGTGTCTGAACGGAGGAGAGTGTGTCGATCAGGTGGCCAACTTCACCTGCGtctgtcctgctgccttcactggAGCTCTCTGCGAGACAG agCTTCAGGTCAATTCAACTGATGCAGAAAACCAAACAG CCTCGTGCGAAGAGGAGGACTGCGGGCAGAACCAGATTTGCGAATACACCAGCTCGGGACTCTCCAACTGCACATGTGCTCCAGGCTTCTTCGGTGACAAATGTGAAG AGGAGTGTCTTTGCCAGAATGGGGGCGTCTGTGTGGACAGCAATGGGACGTGCGAATGCCCCTCAGGCTACACAGGACTCTACTGTCAGTTTG TAACTCAGACGCCGTGCAGTAACAGCAGGCCGTGTCCTGACGGAGGCCCCTGTCTGGAGTACGGAGGGACCTACCTGTGTACATGTCAGACCAGCGCAGCAGAGCTAGATCACAAGGACTTCTACCCCTATG tacAGCCCCGATCGGTCTGCGACTCCTCTCCGTGTCTGAATGGAGGCTACTGCTACGAGCGGGATGGAGGCTACACCTGCGAGTGCAAATACGGATACTGGGGCAAGCACTGTGAAAAAG TTAGACTCAATACCTGTGCTTCTGCTCCCTGCCGCAATGGAGGCTCCTGTAAGGAAGAGGCAGGCAGCTACAGATGTGTGTGTCCTTACAGATTCACTGGAAAACACTGCGAAGTGG ggAAGCCAGACCCCTGTGCCTCCAGCCCCTGCCTCAATGGGGGGACGTGCTTTCACTACATAGGAAAGTACAAATGTGAATGCACTGAGGCCTTCAGCGGCAGGCACTGTGAGCTGAGCAGGAGCTCAGTACAAACCTCCACAG AGCTGGGCTGCGGGCCGCCTCCGCAAGTCAAGCACGCTGAGGTCCAGTTCTCCTCGACAACACCAGGCTCCATGGCCATGTATATATGCCACTCAGGCTTCATGTCTGTGCCCAGAGCCACCCAGAGCATCTGTGGTATTCAGGGGGCCTGGAGCCAGCCGCCCATTTGTGAGG AGATCAATGAATGCCTGTCGCAGCCTTGTCTGAACGGCGGCACATGTCGGAACCAGGTGGGATCGTACCAGTGTGAGTGCAATCACGGCTTCAGTGGAAAGCGCTGTCAGACAG ACGTAAACGAATGCCTGTCGGAACCCTGCGGACACGGGGGGACGTGCGAGGACCTGCCTGGCTCCTACTTGTGTCACTGTCCACAAGGCTTCAAAGGCCAGAACTGTGAAGCAG agcaggaCAGCTGTGAGTCCAACCCCTGTCTGAATGGCGGCGTGTGTCGGGGTTACAGGAGgaattatttgtgtgtatgcaaaGACGGTTTCTTCGGGGACCAGTGCCAGATGT TGGAGAACCCGTGTGTACTGCAGCCTTGTGGAAACCGTGGACACTGCAGGAGTGACAGGAGAGGCAACTACAACTGTGTCTGCAAGACAGGACACACAGGCAAAGACTGTGAGAAAG ACCTGTTGCCTCCCTCTGGTCTCAATGTGCTGCGTGTGGAGGAGAACGAGGTGGAGCTGCGCTGGGACGAGCCGGAGCCCTCGCAGAGCCTGATCAGCGGGTTCATGGTCACTTATGGTCCTCTGGGCCGCAGCAATCGCAAATCAGACCTCCTCGACAGGCAGAAGTCTACCCATGTCATGCGAGGCCTGGTGCCCGGCCTGCTGTACAACATCTCCACCTTCTCCATCAAACGCAACACCAACAGCAACGACCTCAGCCAGCCTGCCACCGCGCTAATACGCACAA GGCCTCGGCgggtggagcagctgcaggtggtcAACGTGTCCTCCTCTCAGGTGTGGCTGAGCTGGCTGGTTCAGGCAGCTCGTCATGCAGCCGTCAGCAGGGTGCAcgtgtctctgctgcctccaggcGGGAGTGAGGCTCGCACTGTCGTACTCAACACGAGCACCACTGAGCACACCTTCAG TTCATTACTGCCCGGTCAGATGTACACCGTGGATGTGTTGACTCAGAGTGGAATCAGACCAGACGAGTTACCCTCCACCAGCCACTCAGCAGGACCACTGCAGTTCTGGACAC GGCCTCTTCCCCCGCAGaacctctctctgtcacatgTGACCACTAACTCTGCGCAGATCGCCTGGAGCCGCCACCCGAGACACGTCCCCGACGGCTTCGTGGTCAACGTGACTCGAGGGTTGAACACCAGAAGCCGCTTCCTGCCCAACGGGAAACTGGGATCATATACGCTGCGTGAGCTGACGCCCGGACAGCACTACTATGTGGCTCTGACATCCGTCAAGAACGCGGGGCAGGAGCAGATCCACAGCATACCTCAACACTTAGCCTTCACTACCC TGCCAATGGAAGCAAGAtcagggagaagagagaggccAACCGGACAGGGGACTCAGGTCGGACGCACATCTCCCCCCTCTCAGCCTCAGGTCCTGGGGGGCACGGCGGAAACCGAGATCTCGGAGGAAGTGCCCAG ATACACAGAACTCATTGACAGACGGGGAAGGATAACGGCCAAGTTCGCTAACCTGCCTCGAAAAGCCATTCGACATCGCACCA AACCTGACGCACCAATCAAATTAGAGAAGAtggaagaaacaacaaacaaaatcagcCTGGCGCTGGAGATGCAGGAAGAAGGTTTAAAAGCGAAGCCTG AGCTGCCACAGGACTGCCGCAGTCTGCCCTGCCAGAACGGAGGAACGTGTGCGGGCGGAGGCGACTCCTTCGTCTGCGACTGCGCACCAGGGTTCAAGGGCAGACAGTGTGAACTGT TGTGCCAGCGAGTGCCGCACCCCTGCACCCGTCTCTACTCTGAGACCAAGAGCGTGCCCGTGTGGGAGGGCGGAGTGTGCCACTACCT GTACAAACGGACGTACAAAGTACAGCAGGATGTTTGCTATCGAGAGATTTGTGAACCGGTGCTTCCCAAGAAAAGTCAG ACAGCCAGAAGAACGAACAGACAACAATaa